TGGCCCCGGAAGCTCCCCGCGAATGACGTCGTGGGAGACCGCGCAGGTGACATGGTTCCAGTGCATGCGCGGCGGCGTCTCGTTGCTGATCCAGAGCCCCGTGAAGGGAATGGGACACGGGGGCTGCGACACGGTGACCGAGGTTGGCTCGGTCACCAGACACTCGACTCCGACGTTGGGACCGTCCACGACGACGTATTGGCACAGGTACACATCCATGTCGATCGCGCGTTCCTCGATCATGTACTGAGCATTGCCGGTGCAGGGGTTCGTCAGGAAATGCGACTCCTGCATGCAGAAGGTCGGCGTCCAGGGCAGCTCGACGTATCCCCGGACTGCGGCCGCCGACGGGCTTGCAGTCGCGATCAGAACAGCCGGCAGGAGAATGAGGCGGTGGAGGTGTGGAGACATGGGGTCTCTCCTTTCCCATCGAATCCCGCGGGTGCGGCGGCGAGCGGGGAGACCATGGACGAACGCTGTTCCCGATCATATACGACGAGTGCGCGCCGTCGTCAACCCGCCGATAGGAGCCTTGATGTCCTCCCGGCGGGGGTTCGAATTCCATGAGGGAGGGGTTCATGTATGCCATCGCGATCGTCCGTTATCGCAGGTCGATCGAGGAGGTTCTGAAACACCTCGAGGCGCACCGGGCGTACCTCAGGGAGCTGAAGAAGCAGGGCCGGCTTCTGGCCTCGGGGCCCCTCGATCCTCGAAACGGCGGAGCCCTGCTGCTGCGCGTGCCGGACGACGAGGTGGCGAAGCATCTCGACCGCATCCGGGACGAGGATCCCTTCATCCGGGCCGGCGTGGCGCAGTACGAGATCTGGCCCTGGGCCCCCAACATCGGAAAAGAAGAGCTAGATCGGCTGTGAGCGGCGCAGCCGCTTCATGACGGCGTAGATCAGGGCCGGCGCCAGGAGGGCGACGGTCCCCGGTATCCAGTCGCCGTGGGCGGTGGAGAAGAGGACGACGCCCCAGGTCGTCGCCGGCAGGAGGACCACCAGCCAGGCCCCCAGCTTCCCCCCCGGCACCCGGAAGCCTTCCGGCCGCTCGACGCGGCGGGAGCGCAGCCGCACCAGGAGCGCCAGGATCGTCGTGCAATAGGCCCCGGTGACCCACATGTCCACCACCAGCAGCCGCTCGAAGGGAACCCAGACAAGGAGGGAATAGAGCGCGGCGTAGCCGAGGATGGTCGCGTACGGTGTTCCGTAGCGCGGGTGCAGGCGCGTCAGGATACGGGGAAGGGAACCGTCCTCGGCCATCGCCCAGGTCAGGCGCGAGTACCAGACCATGTAGGCCAGAAAGATCACCATGTAGCCGGCGACGCTCCCGAGGAAGGCCCAGGTCCCGAGCGTTTTTCCTCCGAGGAGCTCGCCGATGACCGCGAACTGCCCCGAGTTCCAGCCCTGCCAGTCGCCGATCGACACCAGCCCGGCGATCACGGGGAGCGTGTAGCTCATGATGATGATCGGGACGACGAGCAGGAGCGCCAGGGGGATGGTGCGCGCGGGGCGTTTCACCTCTTCGGCGGCGGTGCTGATCTCGCTCATGCCCGAGTAGAGCCACATGACCAGCGCCATGCCGGATCCGAAGCCTTCGAGACCGTCGATGCCCGGGGCGCGGAACGGCACGAGCGGATTGAAGCGGGCGTTCAGGAAACCGGCCCCCACGATCCAGAAGAGGGGTGCGATCAGGAACAGGGTGAGGAACACGGACGTCGCCCCGACGATCTGGATACCGCGGTAATTCACAAAGGTGAGGAGGAGCACGAACCCGACCGACGCGAGCCCCTGCTGCCAGAACGGCAGGTCCGGGAACCAGTAGAGGAGCGCCTTGCCGAACAGGACGGGGTACAGGGCGTTGTCGAGCAGAGACGCGATGATCGTCCAGCCGCCGACCTGGAAGCCCCAGAACTCCCCGAAGATCTCCCGCACCCAGCGGTAGTACCCGCCTTCGACCGGACGCATCGTGGCCAGCTCCGCGGTCGCCAGGGCCATCGGCACCCCCCAGAGCCAGGGAGTCACGAACAGGAGGAGGATCATGAGGCCCGGACCGGTCTGGGCGATGTAGTCCTCCGTTCCGTACGGGCCGCCGCAGCCCGAGGCGTAGATCAGGGCCATGACCGAAAGGAGCCCGGCCTTGGCCTTGAACTGGTGGCTGGTGACCGGCTCGCTCAACGGGGGACCCGCTCGCGCCGCGTCTGGCAGGGGACGCACAGGGTGGCGAACGGGACGGCGCTCAGGCGCGCCAGGGGAATCGTCCCGGAGCAGGAGGAGCACAGGCCGTACTGGCCGGCATGGAGTCGCGCGAGCGCCGTGTCGATCTGCTTGAGGGTGCGATCGAGGGTCTGCAGGACCTCGAGATCGGCCCCCCCTTCGCGGCTGGCCTTCCAGCCATGCACGCCCTCGCTGTCACCCGCCGCCGATCCGCTGAGCTGCTGCGCCAGGGCCTGTTTGTAGCGGGCCTCGGTCTCCTGCCGTCGCGCGGTCAGGAGTCGCAGCAGCTCGTCGAATCGGCCCGGGGGCTTCTCGTCGTCATCCATCCGCTGCCTCGGCGTGCGATCCGCGACGCGGCCGGTTTGCGGTGCGACGCGACGGTCGTCTAAGATGCCCCTCTTTCCCTGCCGCCGTGCGAGGCAACGGACCGCGTCATGGCCATCTGGCTGGTACCGACACTGGTGAGCCTGTTTCTCTACGGGATCGGCCAGGGTCTGGTCAAGAAATATATCTCAGAAGTGCCGCCCGCCCGCTTCTGTCTTTACTTCGTGGCGGCGCGGGCGGTGCTGAACCTGACCTACTTTTCCCTGTTTCAGAAGACGGCACTGCTCCCGTCCCTGGGCTCGGCCTTCGCCCGCACCTGCGTCCTGTCCTACATCATCGACGGAACGGCCTGGATCCTGTACTTCCTGGCAATCGTGCACGGGCCGATCGCCATCGTCGGCACGCTGAGCGCCGCCTATCCCGCCCTGACGATCCTGTTCGCGCGGTTGTTCCTGAACGAGCAGCTCACCTCCCTGCAGTACGCCGGCCTGACCCTCGTGCTGGGAGGTTGCCTCGGCCTGTCCTACGCTCCGGCGGGCCCGGGGGCGCGGCCCACCAGCCGGCGCTGGATTCCGCTGTCGTTCTTCGCGCTGATCCTGTGGGGATGCGGCGGCACGCTGCTGAAGGCGGCCTACGGTCTGCCGGGAGCCGACGAGGCGAACGCCCTGGTGTTCGCCCTCGCGGGGGGGCTGGCGACGCTCGGCCTGTACGGCCTGGTGCGCGGCAGGCAGGGGGCCGCCGATCCCCGCGAGTGGACGCGATCGGCGCTCCCGATGCTGATGCTGGCCGGGGGGGACGTCGGGTTCATCGTGGCGACGCGTTTCGGTCCGGTCTCCCTGACGACGCCATTGAGCGGTGCCTACCCGGTGGTCACGGTCGTATTCGCGCGGTTCGCGCTCCGGGAGCGCATCGGATTCTGGCAGGGGGTGAGCATCGCCGCCATCCTGGTCGGCATGGTCCTGACTCCCGGGGTCGGGTGAGCGCTGCGTCCCGCTTCCAGGTCAGTACCGATAGCCCAGGGAGACGTACGGAAAGGCGTCTCCGCCGAGCGATCCGAGCCCCCATCCATAGTCGATGCGGATGACCAGGGGATGTCGGGGGACGATGAACCGGATCCCCACGCCGGCGCCGGCGATGGCTTCCTTCGTGCCGGCGGTCGTCCTGGCGATCGTCCCTCCGTCCACGAACAGCGCCCACTTCAGAAGTCGCGCGGCGCGGGGCTCGACGGGAATCCGGGCGAAGTCGGTGTCCGGGTTCTCCCCCCCCGGGCCCGGCGACGCGTCCGACTGCCGGGGCACGAACGGCAGCCAGACCTCCGCCTGCAGCGCGGCAAGGTGGCGGCCGAGAAACGAGTCCTCGCGGAAACCGCGCACCGTGGAGGCGCCGCCGAGGCTCCACAGCTCGAAGGACGGGACATCCCTGTCGATCAGGCCTCCCTTGAGGTGCAGCTCGGCCTCGATGCCCGTGGCGTAGCGGCCGTGCAGCGTGAAGTCCACGCCCGGCCGCACGAAGGTGCGCTCGCCGCCGCCGGCCCGCGCGGCGAAGTCGACGGAGGGATCGAGCCTGGCGGACAGGCTCGGCCGGCGAAAGGTATGCCGCCACTCGTAGGAGGCGCCAATCTGGATGGTATCGGTGTTGCCGTCCCTTTCCCCGGGAGCCGTGTCGCGAAGGGTGATGCGGGCGCGACGGAGGCCGAAGTAGTACCGGAGGCCGTGGGGCGCCCTGAGCCCCAGGGGACGGACGCCGATCGTGGCGGCGAACCCGGTCTGTCGCTCGTCGGTCAGGACGCCGTCGAGCAGCCGGTTGTGCCGGTACTCCGAGAACAGGCTGAGGTCGAGGTCGAAGAGGGTCCGCGGCTCTTCGCGTCGGGACAGGAGCGGGGCGGTGTAGGAGATGGTCCCCCCGGCGGCGGCGTTGTAGGAGGGCGCGATGCTCAGCTGGTCGAGACGGCCGAACAGTTCGTCCTTCTCGTAGAGGAGCCCTAAGGCGCTCTTGGTGCGCGGACCGTACGACCCCGTGCCGCCGAGGTAGTTGGTCTTGCGCCCGGGCCCGGGACCCGCGATCCGGGGCGTCAGGCTCTGGATCAGATACGCGCCCGACGCGTAGGACGAGTCCGCCTTCTGCCCGCCTGGTATGAAGGCGACACCGTATCCCATTCTCTGCAGGGCATCGCTGTCGGCGCGATAGCGCTCGAAATTGTAGAGGTCCCCCGTCCGGGTCTGGAGGAGGCCGCGCAGGACTCCCTTCGGCGCGTCCGCC
The genomic region above belongs to Candidatus Polarisedimenticolia bacterium and contains:
- a CDS encoding amino acid permease, with translation MSEPVTSHQFKAKAGLLSVMALIYASGCGGPYGTEDYIAQTGPGLMILLLFVTPWLWGVPMALATAELATMRPVEGGYYRWVREIFGEFWGFQVGGWTIIASLLDNALYPVLFGKALLYWFPDLPFWQQGLASVGFVLLLTFVNYRGIQIVGATSVFLTLFLIAPLFWIVGAGFLNARFNPLVPFRAPGIDGLEGFGSGMALVMWLYSGMSEISTAAEEVKRPARTIPLALLLVVPIIIMSYTLPVIAGLVSIGDWQGWNSGQFAVIGELLGGKTLGTWAFLGSVAGYMVIFLAYMVWYSRLTWAMAEDGSLPRILTRLHPRYGTPYATILGYAALYSLLVWVPFERLLVVDMWVTGAYCTTILALLVRLRSRRVERPEGFRVPGGKLGAWLVVLLPATTWGVVLFSTAHGDWIPGTVALLAPALIYAVMKRLRRSQPI
- a CDS encoding EamA family transporter — translated: MAIWLVPTLVSLFLYGIGQGLVKKYISEVPPARFCLYFVAARAVLNLTYFSLFQKTALLPSLGSAFARTCVLSYIIDGTAWILYFLAIVHGPIAIVGTLSAAYPALTILFARLFLNEQLTSLQYAGLTLVLGGCLGLSYAPAGPGARPTSRRWIPLSFFALILWGCGGTLLKAAYGLPGADEANALVFALAGGLATLGLYGLVRGRQGAADPREWTRSALPMLMLAGGDVGFIVATRFGPVSLTTPLSGAYPVVTVVFARFALRERIGFWQGVSIAAILVGMVLTPGVG
- a CDS encoding BamA/TamA family outer membrane protein; this translates as MQRGPGAGTLCALVIPAVLIAPLRAAAVDPEIQVEIVAPPAPSDIRPVLTEGKIQDAIRPLLRSGCDEPTIARALEQRYRFLGYVPRIEVSCSERGARLRVRESSHTVDVITFDPAELETIGVHPSPDVEEQRRLYPVPADAPKGVLRGLLQTRTGDLYNFERYRADSDALQRMGYGVAFIPGGQKADSSYASGAYLIQSLTPRIAGPGPGRKTNYLGGTGSYGPRTKSALGLLYEKDELFGRLDQLSIAPSYNAAAGGTISYTAPLLSRREEPRTLFDLDLSLFSEYRHNRLLDGVLTDERQTGFAATIGVRPLGLRAPHGLRYYFGLRRARITLRDTAPGERDGNTDTIQIGASYEWRHTFRRPSLSARLDPSVDFAARAGGGERTFVRPGVDFTLHGRYATGIEAELHLKGGLIDRDVPSFELWSLGGASTVRGFREDSFLGRHLAALQAEVWLPFVPRQSDASPGPGGENPDTDFARIPVEPRAARLLKWALFVDGGTIARTTAGTKEAIAGAGVGIRFIVPRHPLVIRIDYGWGLGSLGGDAFPYVSLGYRY
- a CDS encoding YciI family protein; amino-acid sequence: MYAIAIVRYRRSIEEVLKHLEAHRAYLRELKKQGRLLASGPLDPRNGGALLLRVPDDEVAKHLDRIRDEDPFIRAGVAQYEIWPWAPNIGKEELDRL
- a CDS encoding TraR/DksA family transcriptional regulator, which translates into the protein MDDDEKPPGRFDELLRLLTARRQETEARYKQALAQQLSGSAAGDSEGVHGWKASREGGADLEVLQTLDRTLKQIDTALARLHAGQYGLCSSCSGTIPLARLSAVPFATLCVPCQTRRERVPR